The uncultured Sphaerochaeta sp. genome includes the window GAAGAAGTACTGCCTGAGGTGAAAGAAATTGCTGATGCACCGCAAATCAGTAGTGATGAAAAACCAGAGGGAGCAGTATCTCCATCTGATGCACCGGTAGTGGATACGGAGAGTGCCAGGGCAATCGATGATTCTTCTCCCCTTCGTAGAGCTCCCACCACCAGTAGTGCTTCCATCCAGTATGCAGAACATCAGGTCAAGGAGAGTGAGGATCTTGCGTCCATCGCAGAATTGTATAGTCTCAAGCCACAGACCCTGATCAGTGTGAACAAAATCCGGAATATCCAAGCTGTCAAGGAAGGGGTTACCCTTACCATTCCCGACCGTGATGGTCAGCTCTATACGGTCAGGGAAGGGGATATGCTCAGCACAATCGCCCGAAAGTACAGTCCTACCTTGGGCTGGAAGACCTTGCAGGAGCTCAACAACCTGAAGAATGAGAGAATTTTCGTTGGTCAGGAGCTTTTCATTCCTGATACCTCATCATCGTCTCTTGCTCAGCTCACTGATGTTTCCCCCATCCAGTTCCAGAAACCGTCCCTAGGATCTATCAGCAGGCTCTTTGGCCAGTCTTTCGAGAACCCGACAACCGGGGCCAGTGAAATTCTCACTGGAATCCTCATTGAAGGAGATTGGGGAGAAGCTGTTGTAGCTTCAGCCAAGGGTGAAGTGGTAGATGCAGGATATGAGCAGAAGGGCAGGGGAAGGTTTGTAATTCTCAGCCATGAGGGTGGATATCGAAGCAGCTATTACCATCTGGAGAATGTAAGTAATGATGTGCGCATAGGTGCAAGTCTCGAAAAGGGACAGGTTATAGGAAGTATCGGAACCAGTGGCACCGATTATGAGCAGCCGACGCTCTTTTTCAGTATCGAACAATCTGGAATTGCGCTTGATCCCATGCAATTCTTCTAGAATCAAACGTTTTTAAAGCATAGCAAAAAAGGAGACCGCAAATGCAGTCTCCTTTTTCAGTATGACGGTCAAATCCTCAAGCATTCTTTCCGCAGCAATGCTTGTATTTCTTACCGCTCCCACATGGGCATGGATCATTCCTTCCCACCTTTGGGGTCTGTCTTCTTACCGTAACGGGAGCCGTGTCTCCTCCACCTTGTACTCTCCTGGGGCCTTGGCTTGCACTACTGAAAGCACCTTGTGCCTGGTGACTCTCCACCGTCTTGGCTTCCTTGGCCTTCTGTCGGTACTGCTGTTCCGGTTTGGTAATCTTCACCCTGACCAGGGTTTGTGCCATGAATACCTTGATTCCTTCAAGCATCTCAGTGAAAATCTCAAATCCTTCCACCTTGTACTCAACCAGGGGATTACGTTGTGCGTAGCTTCTCAAGCCCACGGCATCACGAAGATCCTCAAGAGCAGTGAGATGGTCCTGCCATCTGAGATCGATCTGACGGAGGTAGTTGAAACGGAGGAAATCGTTGAATGGTTTCTCTCCAGTGAGGGCAACCTTGTCATCAATCTCCTTGTCGATATACTGCCGTAGTTGTTGTTTGTACTCCTCTGCAGAAGCTTGCTCGGGAAGGGGAGGAATCTCAAGGTGGAATGTGGTGAGCATCTCCTCAAGTAATTTGATTCCTTTCTTGTCACCCTTGCCATCGGAGAATACCTGGTCAACCATATCATCGCTGATATCATGACAAATGCCCCTGACACGTTCCAGTAGATGCTCATCGCTAAGGATTGCATCACGCTCGTCATAGAGATAATTTCTCTGTTCATTGAGCACATCATCATAATCAAGAAGGTGTTTCCTGATTTCAAAGTTGCGATCCTCTACACGCTTCTGGGCTTTCTCGATTGCATTGCTCAGCATACGGTGTTCAATGGGCTCCCCATCTTGCATGCCAATCTTGCCGAGCATGGTCTTCAGGTTTTCAGAGGCGAACAGGCGCATCAGGGGATCATCCAGGGAGACAAAGAACCGGCTTGCACCAGGGTCACCCTGACGGCCACTTCGACCACGCAGCTGATTATCGATACGTCTGGATTCATGTCTTTCAGTGCCAAGGATATAGAGCCCGCCGAGCTCCTTTACCTCTTCATAATCATGCTTCCATGCTGGATATACTTTCTTGATTGCTTCAGCAAGCTCCTCTGCAGTAGCATCAGCCCCACAGATGGCTCTTGCTCTCCCGTCAAGGCTGCCACCAAGCTTGATATCGGTTCCTCTTCCTGCCATGTTTGTGGCAATGGTAACCGCACCTTTGGCACCAGCGTTCTCGATGATCAAGGCCTCTCTGGCATGGTTCTTGGCATTGAGTACCTCGTGCTTGACGCCCATCCTGCGAAGCAGGACTGAGAGCAGCTCGCTCTTCTCAATACTGATGGTACCGACAAGGATCGGTTGACCCGTACTATGGACCTTCTGGATCTCCTCACAGATGGCCTTGAACTTGAACTCTTCATTATAGTAGACCAAATCCGGAAAATCTTTTCTGACGATCGGCTTGTTGGTCGGGATGACCACAACATCGAGGCCGTAGATCTTGAGGAACTCAGGAGCTTCGGTATCTGCGGTACCGGTCATACCACTGATCTTGTCGTACATCCTGAAGAAGTTCTGGTATGTGATTGTGGCGAGCGTCTTGTTCTGTCCAAGGATCTTGATTTTTTCCTTTGCCTCAATTGCCTGATGAAGACCCTCGCTGTAGCGCCTGCCGTGGAGTATACGGCCGGTGAATTCATCAACAATCTGCACCTGTCCTTCAACGACCACATAGTCTACATCGGCGGTATAGAGACGAAGAGCCTTTACTGCCTGGGTGACGTAGTGGACATACTCGAAGTTCTCATCCTCATAGAGTGAACCGTTGATGATATGGTACTTGTTCAGTAATTCCTCAATATGGTTCATTCCTTGGTTGGTGAAAGAAACCCGCTTTTGCTTTTCGTCCAGCTTGTAGTCCCCATGTTCATCGAATACGGGAGCCTTGCGATCGAAACGGGCGAGTGGGTCGGGTTCATAGTAATCACCGGTATCAGGATTCTTTTCACATTCAGTGAGTAGAGGTGCTATCTTAGCTGCTCCCAGTACCTGTGCAGAGTCATCCTCACTCTGTCCGCTGATGATCAAGGGGGTCCTTGCCTCATCGATAAGGATTGAGTCAATCTCATCGATGATACAGTAGTGGTGTTTTGGCTGTATCTTTTCTTGCTCAGACCACTTCATATTATCCCTGAGATAGTCAAACCCAAACTCATTGTTTGTACCGTATGTAATATCCTTGGAGTAAGAACTCCGTTTTGCCTCATTATCCATGGATGAGAGGATTACCCCCACAGAAAGGCCCAGGTACTCATAGACAGGGCCCATCCAGGAAGCATCACGACTTGCAAGATAGTCGTTGACGGTCACTACATGGACACCCTTTCCTGTAAGCGCATTCAAATATGCGGCCGGAACACAGGTGAGGGTCTTTCCTTCACCTGTTTTCATTTCCAGGATCTTTCCCTGATGAAGCACCGCCGCTCCCATGATCTGCACATCGTAGTGTCGTTCGCCCAATACTCGGTTTGCTGCTTCTCGTGCCAGTGCGAATGCCTTGGGTAAGAGGGAGTCAAGGCTTGCACCTTGTTCCACCTGATCCTTGAAGCTTTGGGTTTGCTGGCGCACCTCTTCAGCACTGAGGCTCTCTGCCCAGGCTGCTTCCTTGTTAACCAGCTCTACGAGTGGCTTGAGGGATTTGAGGTCCTTATCTTGTTTGGTTCCGAACAGTTTGGTAAATAGTGAGGTGCCCATGAATTTCTCTCTTGTTGCGAATATAGGGGCTTGGCCCCTTCTTGTAAGTATACTCATACTGGAGTTGCAAGAAAAGTAGAAGTGTCTGGAAAAGATGGGACAATTCTGCCCATGGTGTATCAAATTGATACAATTCCACTGGAGCAACCACTTCTGTTGTGCTATAATGATGCCATGGTAGTCTGTTACACAGGGGGAGGAACCCTCGGACACGTTTTTCCTGCCTTGGCAGTTCATGAGGAGCTTGCTCTTTCTCCGGGGTACCGCTGCCTTTGGATTGGGCGTGAAGAGGCCTCGGAGAAGGAGGCTGTAGGGCGTTATGGTATTCCCTTCTTTTCCATACGGTGGGGAAAGCTACGAAGATACTGGTCCTTCAGGAACTTTCTCGACATCGGAAATATATGTATTGCATTCTTCCAGGCGCTTCGTATCCTGAGAGACGAGAGACCTGAGGTACTCTTCTCCAAGGGAGGGTTTGTATCAGTACCCCCAGTATTGGCGGCGGCAGTATTGCGTATTCCGGTGGTAAGTCATGAGAGCGATGCAACACCCGGTCTGGCGACCAGGATAAATGCAAGGTTTTCATCACGTATCTGTGTTCCCTTTCCCGAGGGGTTCACATCGCTGAAGAAGCATAAGCTGGTGGTCACCGGCAACCCGGTACGCCGATCTCTGGTGCTCGCATCAAGACAAGATGCATTGCAAAGGCCAGCGTTCTTAGGGCCGGCAGAGCCCTTGATTCTTATACTGGGAGGCAGTAGTGGTTCAGCACAGATTAATGAGTTGGTGCGAGAGTCTCTTGATTCCCTCACTGAGATGGGATATGTCTATCATCAGTGCGGGGCAAAGGATGTACAACATATAGTACATGACCACTATCAGGAGGTGCCATTCATTGATGAGGCGTTGCCCCTCCTATTGAAACATGCCACAGTGGTTGTTAGCCGATCAGGGGCGAATACCTTGGCTGAAATTGCGTTGTTTGGGTGTCCATCCCTGCTCATTCCCCTTGGTGGGGCAACGAGCAGAGGTGACCAGATAGACAATGCTCGTCTGTTTGAAGAGAGGGAAGCGGCAACAGTGCTCTATCCAGACACCTTGGATGTGAAGCAATTTCTGGAAGGTGTCTCTTCCTTGGTTACTGACGAGAAGCTTCGCTTCAGGTTGCGTGGCAATCTGGGAAAGCTTGCTCATGAAACGAGTGCACAACAAATAGTAACTGTGCTGAAAACAGTGAAGGAGTCAACATGCAGTGGGGTTTGACTATAGGTTCTGTATATTTCAATTCGATTGATATTATCGTTTTCTCGCTTGCAATCATTGGAGGAATCGCAGACACCCTTAGCGGGTTTGCTGATGCATTCAGCCATCGTAGTGGTTACATTGTCGGGTTTTTCTCTGCACTGATGTTCACCAAGCTGATCGCTGCATTGTTGGTTCAATCATTCGCACTTCCCAGTCTGCTTGCAAGTCTTATCAGTTTTGTAATCCTGTTCTTGATTGGCTATGCCTTGATGCGATTTGTAGGAAACCTCTTGGAAACAGCACTGAATGCAACCGGCCTTCGCTCGGTCAATGGCCTGCTTGGTTTCCTGTGGGGAGTCGTTGAAGTTGGCATTGTGTGTGCCCTGGTGATCTATGTGCTGGAACTTCAAACGGTCTTTGACCTCTCGCAAATATTCGATAAAAGCCAATTTACCCTCAATGTAGTGAGGCCATTGGTTCCTGAGACCGTAAACTGGTTCGCTTCAACAGTGCAGGCGCCGAATGTTTGAAGTATTGAGGGAATATCAACAGGGAGTGGCTGACCAATTGCAGGACCAGATAACCTCTGGTACCCTGAGTCAGGTAAACCTGTTTGGAGGAAGTCGGTATAGCCTCAGAATGAGTTTTGCCCTTGAGACTGCAAGGGGTCTCTCCTGCAATCAAGGGGGAGATGATCACTGTAGTTGTGATAGTTGTCAGAAATTCAGAAACCTCACCGTCTCAAATGTGGTCATCATCAGTCAGAGGGATCACCGAAGTGTTATCGAGACAAGCCTCTCCACCTTTGAAAGGCTTTATAATGATTTTTCCCGGCAATTCGTCATACAGAGTATCCGGCGGATGTTGCTGCAGTATCATCCAGCCTTGCTCTCAGGTGCACAGACACAGAGTCAGAATGCAGCTGCATCACTTGCGGGTCAGGTCAATGAACTCCTGGTGGATTTTGCACGGATGGAGATAGGGAATGCCTCCCAGGCCAAGAAAGCAGCAAAGGAAATACGAAGTTCACTTAAAGGACTCTTTACTGCAGCCAAGAAGAATACCACGGTGACCATCTCTCAGGTGCGGGCACTGGAACATTGGAGTGGCCAGACCAGCATGGGGGATGGGAAGCGATTCATCATTCTGGAGGCGATGGAGATGACAAACAGCTCTGCGCGCAACAGCTTGCTGAAGATGCTTGAGGAGCCAGCGAAAGATACCTACTTCTTCTTGATCAGCGAGTATCCAAACCGGATTATGCAGACAATCCTTTCCAGGGTGCGCAGGTACGCATTTCCGCCACTCTCCCGGAGGCCGTTGCTACGTACCTCCAACCATTTTATCTTCACGACAAACAGTACGACTCCTTGGAGTCATTCTTCCTTGAAGGTGGTGGTATGGATCTCTCCCGCGCCACACAGATTGCGGAGCTTTTCGTTGCTTCAATACAGGAGCAGCGATACCTACAGAGTAGTGAGATTGCATCACTGCTCAAGGAAATTGATGATATGCAAGGGTATGAGTTTGTATTGAAGGCAATGCTTGAATCGCTTAGGCGGGTGATGCCTTCCAGGTCACTACTCTCTCTCTCATCGCTGGTCAATACTACCTACAATAGGGCGCAGCTCTACAACCAGAACAACCGCTTGATGCTCGAATCACTATACTATCAAATGATGGAGGAAGCATGAAAAACTTTGTCCAACGGGCAATCCAGAAGATTGACCAACTTGATACCAACCAGATAGTGGAGATTCTGAAGAGTCAATCCAGTGATCTTGAGATGCTGGAGAGTGTGCTTGAGTCAATCCAGGATGGGGTAATCCTGACCGACGAGAGAAAAATCGTTCACTATGCAAACAGCAGATGCCGTACCCTTATTCCCATGGCAAGAATGCGGAATTATGAAGGGATGGCCCTTTCCAGGGTCATTGAGGATGAACATGTCCTCCACTATATTATGCTGGCACTCAAGGGAAAGCATCAGGATGAAGAGAACGAGTTCACGTTCCAGAAAGGAACCAAGATGCAGACCATCGCTGTGACGGTTTATTCCTACTTGAACAGCTCTGAGAGAATGAGGTCTTCCTTTGTGATCATGTTGAGTGATGTCACTGAGCATAATGCAAATGAGGCAAGGCTCCGCAGAAGTGAAAACCTTGCATCGATGACCACCATGGCCGCAGGGGTAGCCCATGAAATCAAGAATCCGCTTGCAGCGATGGGAATTCATTTGCAACTCCTGAAAAAAGCATTTGAAAGGAAGGAGTCACTTACCCTTGATGATGCAGAGCGGTATCTCTCTGTCTTGGAGGAGGAAATCAGTCGCCTCAACGGTATTGTGGTGGATTTTCTCTTTGCGGTACGGCCCATGGATACACGCCTCCGCCTTGCTCAGATGACCAAGACATTGGAGGATATCTGCTCGTTCGTGGAGCCGGAACTGGAAGAGCATAGCGTTTATTTGATCAAGGACTTTGCATCTTCCCTGCCCAGGTTGGAATATGATGAACATCTGCTCAAACAGGCAGTACTCAACCTAATAAAGAATGCAATGAACGCCATGGAGGGTGGGGGTAAACTCATTCTCCAGACCAGACTTGATGGGGACCATGTGGTCTTGAAGATCCAGGATACCGGTATTGGTATGGATGAGGAGACGCAACAGAAGATATTTGAGCCATACTTCACGACCAAGGCAACCGGTACGGGGCTTGGACTGACAGTGGTCTACAAGATTTTGAAAGAACACAAGGGAGATATTACGGTGCAGAGCAAGCTTGGAGAGGGAACTGTTTTTACCCTTACATTCCCGGTTCCCAAGAGTGAACGGCTTGCGCTGAAGTGGGATACGGTAGCGGAGGTGCACTATGAGTCGTAACATCCTGATATGTGATGATGAGAGAAATATCAGAAACGGCCTAGCCTTAGCCATGGAACTTGAAGGTTTTGAAACCCTTGAGGCAGAGGATGGAAAGGTAGCCTGGGATATGGTGAACAAGCAGTCGGTTGATCTTGTCATCACTGACCTGAGAATGCCGAACATGAGTGGAGAGGAATTGCTGAAGAAGATCAACAGTGCCTATCCCCGCATGCCGGTTATTGTACTCACCGGTCATGGGACCATTGAGACTGCAGTGGAAGCAATGCGCTCGGGAGCCATCGATTTCTTCACCAAGCCGGTGGACCTGGACCGCTTGACCCTGGTGGTTAAGAAAGCACTCTCCAATAATGATCTCTATGTAGAACATGAGCGGCTGAAAGAGGAAGTTGCCCAACTCAAGGCTCGTAATCGGTATGACAGAATCATCGGCAAGAGCCAGAAAATGGTGGAGCTGATGGACATTGTAAGCCAGGTTGCGCCAACAAAGGCCTCGGTGCTGGTCACCGGGGAGAGTGGTGTAGGCAAGGAGCTTGTTGCCGATGCAATCCATGAACTGAGCAATAGAAGCAAGGGGCCCTTGGTGAAAGTGCACTGTGCTGCCCTGACTTCGAGCTTGTTGGAAAGTGAGTTGTTTGGACACGAGAAGGGGTCCTTTACCGGGGCGGTGAAAGAGAAACGCGGACGGTTCGAACTAGCTGATGGAGGAACAATCTTCCTCGATGAAATCGGAGAGATTGATGCAGCCACCCAGGTGAAACTACTGAGGGTGTTGCAGGAGAAGCAGTTTGAACGGGTAGGTGGAGAGAAACCCATTTCTGTCGATGTCCGTATCGTGTGTGCAACCAACCGGGATCTGCTCAAGGAGATTGAGAAAGGCAATTTCCGTGAGGATCTATACTACAGACTTAATGTCGTTCATCTCGAGGTACCTCCACTGAGGGAAAGGAAAGATGATATTCCACTCCTGATGACCTCATTCCTTACTTTGTTCAGCAAGGAGAACAACCGTAGTATTGAGGGGTTCTCCCCTCAGGCAAAACGCGCCTTGCTCAGTTACGACTGGCCGGGGAATATCCGGGAACTCAGGAATTGCATAGAGAGCGCCGTTGTGCTTGCCCGTGGGTCGGTCATTGAGTATGATGACCTGCCCCCAAGTGTCACCAAGGCGGAGAATTCACAGAATCTCTCCCTCGATGTCGGCATAACCTTGGCTGAGGCGGAAAAGCAGTTGATCATCAGCACCCTTGCACAGTGTGGGGGAAATAAGACCAAGGCAGCAGAAGTCTTGGGTATTGGAAGGAAAACCTTGCATAGAAAAGTACAGGAATATCACATTGACCAAGCATGACATCTATCAGATTTTTGATAAGGATGGGTTGTTGGAGCAGAACTTCCCCTCTTATGAGTATCGCGAGGGACAGCTCAATATGGCTGACCTTGTCAGGGAGAGTTTTGAACGCAATGCCATAGCAGCAATCGAGGCAGGGACCGGTATCGGTAAATCCTTTGCCTATCTTGCTGTTGCCCTGTATGCAGCCATGCAATCCCCTGATGAGCGCACGGTGGTCGCAACCAGTACGATCAACTTACAGAAACAGCTGTATGAGAAGGATATTCCCATGCTGTTCAAGTTTCTCGGTTTATCCTGCAAGATTGCACTTGCTGTGGGCAGGGGGAACTATCTCTGCATAAACCGATTCATGCAGGCAAAAGCTGATTCCTCTCTGCTTGCCCAAGACCCGGCCAGTGAGCTTTACCAGGTTGGGCAGTGGATCAAGGAGAGCGAAACAGGCCTATTTGCCGACTTTCCTGGAAGACTGAGTGGAGAACTGAAAGGGGAGATCTGCAGTGACGGGGACCTCTGCCAGAACCACGCCTGTGCATACTTTCGAGACTGTTTCTATTTCAAGGCAAAGGCAAAGGCGAAGGATGCGAAAATCATTATCAGCAACCACCACTTGCTCTTTACCGATGCCCAGAGTCGATTTATCAGTGATGTAGGCTACGAAGAGGAGATGATTCTTCCTCCGTTCAATCGCCTGATCATCGATGAGGCTCACAATATTGAGTCGAATGCAACCGAGTATTTCACCGAGGTGTATGACTCACAGCAATTGTTGCGCCAGATCTCGAAGATCCAACGCTCCGGCCGGTTCAGGGGAAAAAGTCTCTTGGAGCAACTGGGAGAATACAGCAGCGAAGCTGATATCATTGACCGAATCCAGGATGACATCCATCTCCTGACCCAGAACGTGGGTACGCTCGACCAGTACCTGCTTGGTGTTTTCCAGAAGAACGACTACCAGCCGGTGCTGATAAAACCGGAACACCAAGGTCGTTTGCAACAGTTTGTTGAGGCGGCCACCAGTGTATCCCAGGCAAGCGGGAGACTTGCTGCGAAGATCAATACCTTTCTTGAACAGAACAAGGCTCCCCAGGAACTGGATACCAAGATTAATGAGCTGAAGGTACGCGGTACACGGATTGCCATGATGAGCGAGGTGCTGACCAAGTTCTGTAATTTCACACTCTGGCAAGATGAAGTGCACTGGTTCAATGCTGAATCCTATGGATCCCACCGGCAGGTGCAGGTATGCATAACCCCCCTTTCCATTGCCCCCCTGCTTGTAGAGGCGGTCTTCCAGAAACTCGATACCGTGGTATGTACTTCTGCAACCCTTGACCTGAATGATGAATTTGCATTTTGGTCCAGTCGGGTTGGACTTCCCTATGATGAGGAACGTCCCTTTCTCAAGGGAGCTTTCTCCTCCCCCTTTGATTACCGAAACCGATTGTTGCTTCTAACCCCATCAGATGCTCCCTTGTACAGCAAGGATAAGGAAGAGGCATATGAGGCGTATCTTGTAGATACCATTATGTCCTCAGTACTTTCAGCAGGAGGGGGAGTGCTGGTTTTGTTCACCAGCTACTCCATGCTGAAGAAGGTACACCAGAGACTCAGTGAAACGTTTGAGAAAGAGGGTTTGACCTTGCTCTGCCAAGGGGAGTATGACCGATATACATTGCTCAACAGGTTTATCAATGAGAAGGACAGTGTTCTCTTCGCTACCTCCTCCTTCTGGGAAGGGGTTGATGCACCAGGGGAGACTCTTCGCATGGTCATCATCGTGAAGCTGCCATTCACTGTTCCCTCTGACCCGGTGTTCAAGGCTCGTTGTGAGGCAATAGATGCCAATGGGGGAAGTGGGTTCTACCAACTTGCCTTGCAATCGGCAACCATGAAACTGAAGCAGGGATTTGGACGATTGTTGCGTTCAGCCTGCGATCGTGGTGTAGTCCTCATTCTGGATAGCCGGGTGGTGAGCAAGAACTATGGTATGTACATGATTCGTTCATTACCTGAGAGCTATCACCCCGAGAGCGAGACTTCAGGATTATCAGATAAGGTAGAGAATTTCCTCTATGGAGGATGATATATAAAAAAGCTGCTTCCCGGCAGATGCCTGGAAACAGCTTTTCTGATTTGATGCTATCAACTACTCGATGATTGCAAGAATATCCTTCATGCTGAGAATCAGGTATTCGGTGCCATCGGCTTTTACAGAAGTTCCGGCATACTTGTCATGCATGACGCGATCCCCTTCCTTGACGTTCATCTTTACGTCTTCGGTTCCTTCGCCGACTGCCACGACCACTCCGATCTGGGTCTTTTCTTGTGCTGTCTGGGGAATGTAGAGACCGCTTGCGGTCTTCTCCTGCAGCTCTTCCATCTTTACCAATACTCTGTCTGCCAAAGGCTTAATGGTCATTGTATCTTCCTCCAACCAAATATGAATATGAAAGTGTAATAGAGAGGGATGTACCCTCACTGGAGATAATATAGTCAAAAGAAGGAGAAGGGGCAAGCTGATTCTTCTTTAGTGCGCAGATCCTTCTCACTGTGCAAAAGAGGCTTGCCGCTAGTAGGAAGTATTACTATATTCAGTGCGAAGCAAAAAAAGAAGGAAACTGGTATGGAGAACAGGCACAAAGACAGTAACTATCCTCTGGCCCTCAAAGACAATCCTGCAGATTGGGGCACCCAACAGGTTTGGAGGCATTTCTATCGTCTGGCCTGTCTATTCGCCCGTTCCAAGGATTTGGACAGGAGTCTCAATTGCTTTGTTGATGTGTTTTTGATCAGGGGGAATGAAATGCACAATCCAGACAAGGATTGGATTGATTTCTTCAGGCGTCAGTTTGCCATCTACCTTTTCGGGAAAAAGAGAATCTCCTGCTCTCTCAGTGAGGGGGACATGATTCACGATTTCCTGAAGATGGAATATGAGCAGATCAAGAAGGAACTCAGCGAAAGTGAGATTCCTTTCAAAGGAGAATGCCTTGCCCCATGGTTTGCTTCACTCGAGCTTGATTTCCCCTGGCTGGTTACTGAATCTGAGCCAAAATGGTCAGTTGGGTAACGATGAATTGCCATCTTATGCTTGGTTCGAGTCAGAATGTCCCGGAAATCCTGGGATATTTTTTTTATGAGTCAAAATGACACTTTTTTCTAAAAACCTCTACTCAATGTGATCATATTTCACTTATTTTATCTGGAAACGAATATGTATGTATATAAAATAAAAGCAATTAAAAATCATTATGATAAGTTGGCACGCTAGTTGCATTTACCTTTCCAACGACCAAACAGGAAGGTACATAATGAAAAGAAACCAAACGATGTTGAATGCAGTTGAAAAATCTTACGCTTATGATGACGCAAACATTCTGAGCATGTACCTCAAGGAAATCAACAGGATTCCCTTGCTTACTCCTGAAGAGGAAGTGGAACTTGCAAAACGCGCACAGAACGGCGAAGAGTTTGCACGAAAGAAAATGATTGAGTCAAATCTTCGCTTCGTTGTCAATGTGGCAAAGAAATACCAGAACCAGGGCTTGCCGTTGGTTGATCTGATCAATGAGGGAAACATTGGATTGATGACAGCACTTGAGAAATTTGAAGTTGAAAGAGGATACCATTTCATCAGTTATGCTGTGTGGTGGATCCGCCAGGCAATCATGAAGGCAATCAATGAAAAGAGTAGGGCTGTTCGTCTCCCACTCAATAGGACCAATGAGTTGTTGCAGATCCAGAAAG containing:
- a CDS encoding ATP-dependent DNA helicase, whose protein sequence is MTKHDIYQIFDKDGLLEQNFPSYEYREGQLNMADLVRESFERNAIAAIEAGTGIGKSFAYLAVALYAAMQSPDERTVVATSTINLQKQLYEKDIPMLFKFLGLSCKIALAVGRGNYLCINRFMQAKADSSLLAQDPASELYQVGQWIKESETGLFADFPGRLSGELKGEICSDGDLCQNHACAYFRDCFYFKAKAKAKDAKIIISNHHLLFTDAQSRFISDVGYEEEMILPPFNRLIIDEAHNIESNATEYFTEVYDSQQLLRQISKIQRSGRFRGKSLLEQLGEYSSEADIIDRIQDDIHLLTQNVGTLDQYLLGVFQKNDYQPVLIKPEHQGRLQQFVEAATSVSQASGRLAAKINTFLEQNKAPQELDTKINELKVRGTRIAMMSEVLTKFCNFTLWQDEVHWFNAESYGSHRQVQVCITPLSIAPLLVEAVFQKLDTVVCTSATLDLNDEFAFWSSRVGLPYDEERPFLKGAFSSPFDYRNRLLLLTPSDAPLYSKDKEEAYEAYLVDTIMSSVLSAGGGVLVLFTSYSMLKKVHQRLSETFEKEGLTLLCQGEYDRYTLLNRFINEKDSVLFATSSFWEGVDAPGETLRMVIIVKLPFTVPSDPVFKARCEAIDANGGSGFYQLALQSATMKLKQGFGRLLRSACDRGVVLILDSRVVSKNYGMYMIRSLPESYHPESETSGLSDKVENFLYGG
- a CDS encoding co-chaperone GroES gives rise to the protein MTIKPLADRVLVKMEELQEKTASGLYIPQTAQEKTQIGVVVAVGEGTEDVKMNVKEGDRVMHDKYAGTSVKADGTEYLILSMKDILAIIE